One window from the genome of Streptomyces sp. WZ-12 encodes:
- a CDS encoding MSMEG_4193 family putative phosphomutase, translating into MPTLILVRHGRSTANTAGVLAGRTPNVALDERGAAQAAALPARLAGIPLAVAVSSPLQRCRETLGPLLDARPGLRLAPDERISECDYGDWTGRKLAELADEPLMEAVQQHPTAAAFPGGEAMREMQDRAVAAVRDWNARVEESDGAEATYLMCSHGDIVKSLVADALGMHLDLFQRISVEPCSVTVIRYTRLRPYLVRLGDTGDLASLVPREDGGGAGSERDAAIGGGAGAA; encoded by the coding sequence ATGCCCACGCTGATCCTGGTGCGGCACGGCCGCTCCACCGCCAACACCGCCGGGGTGCTCGCCGGACGGACCCCCAACGTGGCCCTCGACGAACGGGGCGCCGCCCAGGCCGCGGCGCTGCCCGCCCGGCTCGCGGGGATCCCGTTGGCCGTGGCCGTCTCCAGCCCGTTGCAGCGCTGCCGGGAGACCCTGGGCCCGCTGCTCGACGCCCGCCCCGGGCTGCGGCTGGCGCCCGACGAGCGGATCTCCGAGTGCGACTACGGCGACTGGACCGGCCGCAAGTTGGCCGAACTGGCCGACGAGCCGCTGATGGAGGCCGTCCAGCAGCACCCCACCGCGGCCGCCTTCCCCGGTGGCGAGGCGATGCGGGAGATGCAGGACCGGGCGGTGGCCGCGGTCCGGGACTGGAACGCCCGGGTCGAGGAGAGCGACGGCGCCGAGGCGACCTACCTGATGTGCTCGCACGGTGACATCGTCAAGTCCCTGGTCGCCGACGCCCTCGGCATGCACCTCGACCTCTTCCAGCGGATCTCCGTGGAGCCGTGCTCGGTGACCGTGATCCGCTACACCCGGCTGCGCCCGTACCTCGTACGGCTCGGTGACACCGGTGACCTCGCGTCGCTGGTGCCCCGTGAGGACGGTGGTGGGGCCGGGAGCGAGCGGGACGCGGCCATCGGGGGCGGTGCGGGCGCAGCGTGA
- a CDS encoding DUF3090 domain-containing protein yields the protein MSRQVFFYDLPDRFVAGTVGLPGRRSFFLQATAGGRITSVALEKTQVAALAERVDELLDEVVRRSGGSAPVPAVSPNEMSDTAPLQTPVEEEFRVGTMALAWDGEDERMIVEAQALVELEADSDEDLADAEERLLQDDENGPPMLRVRLTGTMARAFAKRALDVVNAGRPPCPLCSLPLDPEGHVCPRQNGYRRDA from the coding sequence TTGTCCCGTCAGGTGTTCTTCTACGACCTCCCGGACCGCTTCGTGGCCGGTACGGTCGGGCTGCCTGGCCGCCGTAGCTTCTTCCTCCAGGCCACCGCGGGCGGCCGCATCACCAGCGTCGCGCTGGAGAAGACCCAGGTGGCGGCGCTCGCCGAGCGGGTCGACGAGCTGCTGGACGAGGTGGTCCGGCGCAGCGGTGGCAGCGCCCCGGTGCCCGCGGTCTCCCCGAACGAGATGTCCGACACCGCGCCGCTCCAGACGCCGGTGGAGGAGGAGTTCCGGGTCGGCACCATGGCGCTGGCCTGGGACGGCGAGGACGAGCGCATGATCGTCGAGGCCCAGGCGCTGGTGGAGCTGGAGGCCGACAGCGACGAGGACCTCGCCGACGCCGAGGAGCGGCTGCTCCAGGACGACGAGAACGGCCCGCCGATGCTCCGGGTGCGACTGACCGGCACCATGGCGCGGGCGTTCGCCAAGCGGGCGCTGGACGTGGTCAACGCCGGCCGCCCGCCGTGCCCGTTGTGCAGCCTGCCGCTCGACCCGGAGGGACACGTATGTCCGCGTCAGAACGGATACCGGCGGGACGCCTGA
- a CDS encoding SCO1664 family protein, whose amino-acid sequence MEPTAEPAPGPADPLAAAAAREPVGSLAPALLAGGELTVRGRIPDASNAVLYCTVELDGRSADCVYKPVAGERPLWDFPDGTLAQREVAAYEIARACGWDLIPTTVLRDGPYGTGMVQEWIAPPGDGDEAPELLALVAEDEPEPGWKAVGRADIGAGRTALLVHADHPRLRRLAVLDAVINNGDRKGGHLLPGAGGAFFAIDHGVTFNSADKLRTLLWGWAGEPLTDEALGVLRDLRAALDEGAPLAARMAELITEPELTALRARIEGLLRSGRHPEPSGEWPAIPWPPV is encoded by the coding sequence ATGGAGCCCACCGCCGAACCGGCGCCCGGCCCCGCGGACCCGCTCGCCGCGGCGGCCGCTCGGGAGCCCGTGGGGAGTCTGGCCCCGGCGCTGCTCGCCGGCGGCGAGCTGACCGTCCGCGGCCGGATTCCGGACGCCTCCAACGCCGTCCTCTACTGCACCGTCGAACTCGACGGGCGCAGCGCCGACTGCGTCTACAAGCCGGTCGCCGGCGAGCGCCCGCTGTGGGACTTCCCGGACGGCACGCTCGCCCAGCGCGAGGTCGCCGCCTACGAGATCGCCCGGGCCTGCGGCTGGGACCTGATCCCGACCACGGTGCTGCGGGACGGCCCGTACGGCACCGGCATGGTGCAGGAGTGGATAGCCCCGCCCGGCGACGGCGACGAGGCGCCCGAACTGCTGGCGCTGGTGGCCGAGGACGAGCCGGAGCCGGGCTGGAAGGCGGTCGGCCGCGCGGACATCGGCGCGGGCCGCACCGCGCTGCTGGTCCACGCCGACCACCCCCGGCTGCGCCGGCTCGCCGTCCTGGACGCGGTGATCAACAACGGGGACCGCAAGGGCGGGCACCTGTTGCCCGGCGCCGGCGGCGCGTTCTTCGCGATCGACCACGGTGTGACGTTCAACTCGGCCGACAAGCTGCGCACCCTGCTGTGGGGGTGGGCCGGCGAGCCGCTGACCGACGAGGCGCTGGGGGTGCTGCGCGACCTCCGGGCGGCGCTGGACGAGGGTGCGCCGCTCGCCGCCCGGATGGCCGAACTGATCACGGAGCCCGAGCTCACGGCGTTGCGGGCGCGGATCGAGGGGCTGTTGCGCAGTGGGCGGCACCCGGAGCCGAGCGGGGAGTGGCCGGCGATCCCCTGGCCGCCGGTCTGA